In Chitinophaga sp. HK235, a single window of DNA contains:
- a CDS encoding flippase — MSDQKYTYWLRSGFYSGLQKAAVLLFGVGSVLVLTRTLSKPDMGTWNLFLVYSAIIEVIRHSLIKNAVIKYLNSSDKQEHAYIHTAALTLNSITTVTILLLIVFFIGPVSHLLQAPGLAPVMYYFLPGLLLLVPFSHFEWVQNANADFKGIFWAYLTRQGVSFGLIVVSLLASIHITLTKLVLFFDAGILCGALVSALFARKFLTGTLRVNMDWVKKLWHFGKYVFGTNISASVFRNTDQFVISSYLSTASVALYGVCLRISNLVDVPSQVLADILFPKSAQMMEAGNMEKVKFYYEKAVGAILAIALPVSFFILLLPKIVLHIIAGSSYEEAAPILQITILYGLFLPFIKQFGTIMDSIGLPKTNFAVNTITAICNIFICWSFTRHFGLMGAAYGTMTSYAICFIITQIILYRKIGSSLFNTFKHMILFYPDIIAVLQQKILLKWKVR, encoded by the coding sequence ATGAGTGATCAAAAATATACCTACTGGCTTAGATCCGGATTCTACAGCGGCTTACAAAAAGCGGCTGTATTGTTATTCGGTGTCGGCAGTGTGCTTGTTTTAACCCGCACCCTTTCCAAACCCGATATGGGTACCTGGAACCTTTTCCTTGTGTACTCCGCTATTATAGAAGTGATCCGGCATTCGCTGATTAAGAATGCGGTTATTAAATACCTCAACAGTAGCGACAAACAGGAACATGCCTATATCCATACTGCAGCACTAACCCTCAACAGTATTACCACCGTGACGATACTGCTGCTGATCGTATTCTTTATCGGCCCTGTCAGCCATCTTTTACAGGCACCGGGCCTGGCACCGGTGATGTACTATTTTCTGCCGGGATTGCTGTTGCTGGTACCTTTTTCTCATTTTGAATGGGTACAGAATGCCAATGCCGATTTCAAAGGCATCTTCTGGGCTTACCTTACGCGACAAGGTGTTTCTTTTGGATTAATCGTTGTCAGCCTCCTGGCTAGCATACACATTACGCTCACCAAACTGGTCCTGTTTTTTGATGCAGGTATTCTGTGTGGTGCGCTGGTATCTGCCCTGTTCGCCCGTAAATTTCTGACGGGTACTTTGCGGGTTAACATGGACTGGGTGAAGAAATTATGGCACTTCGGCAAATATGTTTTTGGGACCAACATCAGTGCTTCCGTATTCCGGAACACGGATCAGTTTGTGATCTCTTCCTATCTGTCTACCGCTTCTGTGGCCCTTTACGGCGTATGTTTGCGGATCTCCAATCTGGTGGATGTTCCTTCTCAGGTACTCGCCGATATTCTTTTTCCCAAAAGCGCGCAAATGATGGAAGCCGGTAATATGGAGAAAGTAAAATTCTATTATGAGAAAGCAGTAGGTGCCATACTGGCCATCGCTTTGCCAGTAAGTTTTTTCATCCTGTTGTTACCGAAGATTGTGCTGCATATCATCGCAGGATCATCATATGAAGAAGCAGCCCCTATCCTGCAGATCACCATACTGTATGGGCTGTTCCTGCCTTTCATCAAACAGTTTGGCACAATTATGGATTCCATTGGCCTTCCCAAAACAAACTTCGCGGTCAACACCATCACCGCTATCTGTAATATTTTTATCTGCTGGAGTTTTACCAGGCATTTCGGATTGATGGGCGCCGCTTACGGTACAATGACTTCCTATGCTATCTGTTTTATTATCACCCAGATTATTCTGTACAGAAAGATCGGCAGCAGCCTCTTTAATACATTCAAGCACATGATACTTTTCTATCCTGATATCATTGCAGTTTTACAACAAAAAATTCTATTAAAATGGAAAGTAAGATGA
- a CDS encoding acyltransferase, which produces MAWIDYARGIAIILVLYRHIFEGISRTGTSTTEYAWLENANIVFYSFRMPLFFILSGVFISRSLAKRTVGKILFNKVSTLLYPYLLWSVLQISLQICLSRYVNADRSLADYGYIFLFPRRIDQFWYLYALFNVSVLYVFTRQLLKMPIWQQLTAGAVLYILSSYVSIKHIDLGFVYDIMHYYIFFALGDLLSSRILDKENFRQYASWKTFGWLLPFFMAGQYYFLTKDLQMNDNMYVETYQPILFALIALTGCAFMYNISFILQRYNTIKWLRIVGYHSLYIYVSHVLVASATRMVLMKGFGITSVPLLLVICLVMAVVVPIIIYNLAIRAGAWWLYSLERPAVGKEKLQVQQS; this is translated from the coding sequence ATGGCATGGATAGACTATGCCCGTGGCATAGCTATTATCCTGGTATTGTACCGCCATATTTTTGAGGGAATTTCCCGCACGGGTACTTCCACTACGGAATATGCCTGGCTGGAAAATGCCAATATCGTCTTTTATAGTTTCAGGATGCCTCTCTTCTTTATTCTGTCCGGCGTATTTATTAGCAGGAGTCTGGCTAAGCGGACAGTAGGCAAAATATTGTTCAACAAGGTCAGTACTTTACTATATCCGTACCTGTTATGGTCTGTGCTGCAGATTTCCCTGCAGATATGCCTGAGCAGATACGTGAATGCAGACAGAAGCCTGGCTGACTATGGATACATTTTTCTTTTCCCCCGCAGGATAGACCAGTTCTGGTACCTGTATGCACTTTTTAATGTCAGCGTGCTGTACGTCTTTACCCGCCAGTTGCTCAAAATGCCGATCTGGCAACAGCTGACAGCCGGCGCCGTACTGTATATCCTGTCGAGTTATGTCAGCATCAAACACATAGACCTCGGTTTTGTGTACGACATCATGCATTACTATATCTTCTTTGCGCTGGGTGACCTGTTGTCATCCAGGATACTGGACAAGGAAAACTTCCGGCAGTATGCCTCCTGGAAAACTTTCGGGTGGCTACTCCCCTTTTTTATGGCAGGCCAGTATTACTTCCTGACCAAAGACCTGCAGATGAACGACAATATGTATGTAGAAACCTACCAGCCGATTTTGTTTGCGCTGATTGCGCTGACCGGCTGTGCTTTCATGTATAATATTTCGTTTATTCTTCAACGTTACAATACTATAAAATGGCTGAGGATAGTGGGATATCATTCCTTATACATCTATGTATCTCACGTACTGGTAGCTTCTGCTACCAGGATGGTACTAATGAAAGGATTCGGTATTACCAGTGTTCCTTTACTGCTGGTGATATGTCTGGTGATGGCAGTAGTTGTACCGATCATTATTTATAACCTGGCCATACGTGCCGGCGCCTGGTGGCTTTACAGCCTCGAGCGGCCTGCTGTCGGCAAGGAAAAATTACAGGTACAACAAAGTTAA